Proteins from one Rosa chinensis cultivar Old Blush chromosome 7, RchiOBHm-V2, whole genome shotgun sequence genomic window:
- the LOC112177627 gene encoding uncharacterized protein LOC112177627, producing the protein MKKELQRLLGKINFLRRFISNSACKIQPFSPLLKLQGQNEFFWEPKHQETLDKIKAYLTSPPVLFPPRTGFPLKLYISAAEASIRSLLAQDDEAGIEHAIFYLSRTLTDGETRYTLMEKLCLTLYFSACKLRYYMLSFTTCIIAQANLVKCMLSRLFSRAALKAVKGQAIADFSVHHPMLDIPAVHDLEVATETINRPDLACLPQFTELYQATVALQPWVLYFDGSRKETMVGAGVILENPARDHFPYFFQLEFHCTNNQAKYEALIIGLEVLLELGVRDVQVRGDSLLIINQLREKFRCTSFLLSPYLDDALELQAQFDDVDLEHIPREPNFAANERAQLATGITLKYGVRERILKVERRTLPSWLARLDLQAEPTIAALDPIDVD; encoded by the exons ATGAAAAAGGAGTTGCAGCGATTACTAGGCAAGATCAATTTCCTGCGGCGATTTATCTCTAACTCCGCCTGCAAAATTCAGCCTTTTTCCCCACTGTTGAAACTGCAGGGGCAGAATGAGTTTTTCTGGGAGCCTAAACACCAAGAGACCTTAGACAAAATTAAGGCCTATCTCACGAGTCCACCAGTGCTTTTTCCTCCCAGAACTGGGTTCCCGCTAAAGCTCTATATCTCggcagctgaggcttccattagAAGCCTACTCGCTCAGGACGATGAAGCCGGCATCGAGCATGCTATATTCTACCTCAGTAGAACTCTGACCGATGGCGAAACAAGGTACACCCTAATGGAGAAGCTGTGTCTCACGCTATACTTCTCAGCGTGCAAGTTGCGatactacatgttatccttcaCTACTTGCATCATAGCTCAGGCCAATCTGGTTAAATGTATGCTTTCGCGCCTGTTCTCAAGGGCCGCGTTG AAAGCAGTCAAGGGCCAAGCTATCGCTGACTTCTCTGTACACCATCCTATGTTGGACATACCAGCAGTGCATGATTTGGAGGTAGCCACAGAGACGATCAATCGACCGGATTTGGCTTGCCTTCCTCAGTTTACTGAGTTATATCAAGCCACGGTCGCCCTCCAGCCTTGGGTACTGTATTTCGATGGCTCCAGAAAGGAAACAATGGTAGGGGCAGGAGTAATCCTGGAAAACCCAGCTAGAGATCATTTTCCATACTTCTTCCAATTGGAGTTCCATTGTACTAATAACCAGGCAAAatatgaggccctcattataGGCCTAGAGGTGTTACTGGAGCTAGGGGTCAGAGACGTCCAGGTTCGCGGAGATTCTTTACTCATCATTAACCAGCTTCGCGAAAAGTTTAGGTGCACCAGCTTTTTGCTCTCCCCATATTTGGATGACGCCCTAGAGCTCCAGGCTCAATTTGATGATGTGGATTTAGAGCATATCCCTCGGGAGCCTAATTTTGCTGCTAACGAGCGAGCCCAATTGGCTACTGGCATCACCTTAAAGTATGGGGTTCGCGAAAGAATTTTAAAGGTAGAGCGTCGTACGCTACCATCGTGGCTTGCGAGGCTTGACCTGCAAGCTGAGCCTACTATAGCAGCTTTGGATCCTATCGATGTGGACTAG
- the LOC112177628 gene encoding uncharacterized protein LOC112177628 encodes MEKLLRETFGAIEPEADLASLTQMAQQPTESAIDYFQRFHIQKVKLNMVLPERELVKLAIKGLEPCQQKKQHGSMIKSMGELIKEGEEVFPKEDEDEENDVSAFELTERKNSSLKQLKLTKEPVKLKSVAFTKPEYATYTYDVNKAHDILDEMIAAKMVKTDFRPFPIPEELKGKKYCKFHNLWNHNTVECVKLKDQI; translated from the exons ATGGAGAAACTCTTACGAGAAACCTTTGGAGCGATAGAGCCAGAAGCTGATCTGGCCTCACTTACCCAGATGGCCCAGCAGCCCACTGAGTCTGCTATTGATTATTTTCAACGATTCCATATCCAAAAGGTCAAGCTGAACATGGTTCTCCCAGAAAGAGAATTGGTTAAGTTGGCAATCAAGGGCTTAGAGCCATGTCAGCAAAAGAAacaacatggcagcatgatcaaATCCATGGGAGAGTTGATCAAAGAG GGCGAAGAGGTTTTCCCAAAGGAAGATGAAGACGAGGAGAATGATGTCTCCGCCTTCGAGCTAACCGAAAGAAAGAACTCTTCTCTCAAGCAGCTGAAGTTAACTAAGGAACCGGTCAAGCTCAAGTCtgtggccttcaccaaacctgaataCGCGACGTATACATATGATGTCAATAAAGCACATGATATCTTAGATGAGATGATAGCCGCAAAGATGGTGAAGACGGATTTTAGGCCTTTCCCCATACCTGAGGAGTTGAAAGGAAAAAAGTATTGCAAGTTTCACAATCTATGGAACCATAACACAGTCGAGTGTGTCAAGCTGAAGGATCAGATTTAG